The following proteins come from a genomic window of Brevibacillus antibioticus:
- a CDS encoding XTP/dITP diphosphatase, with product MPNRKKVVLATRNQGKVKEFNRLFADAGWEGISLAEFDGVPEVVEDKDTFEGNALKKAIEISTYLNMPALGDDSGLEVDALEGRPGVYSARFAGEDATDEQNWRKLLKELEEVSTQERTARFRCTLALVIPGEEPIIATGACEGVIARDPKGTNGFGYDPVFYIPSMDKMMAELMPEEKNQISHRARAMQQLLEIIK from the coding sequence ATGCCTAATCGAAAAAAAGTCGTTCTCGCAACACGGAACCAAGGAAAAGTGAAAGAATTCAATAGGCTGTTCGCAGATGCGGGCTGGGAAGGAATTAGCCTCGCTGAATTTGACGGCGTGCCTGAGGTAGTAGAAGACAAGGACACCTTCGAAGGAAACGCGTTGAAAAAAGCAATCGAAATCTCTACATACTTGAACATGCCAGCCCTCGGTGACGATTCCGGTCTGGAGGTAGATGCGCTGGAAGGACGCCCGGGTGTTTATTCCGCCCGCTTCGCTGGGGAGGATGCAACAGACGAGCAGAATTGGCGTAAATTGTTGAAAGAGCTGGAAGAGGTATCGACACAGGAACGCACAGCTCGCTTCCGTTGTACGTTGGCGTTGGTGATTCCTGGCGAAGAGCCAATCATCGCCACTGGCGCTTGTGAGGGTGTGATCGCGCGTGACCCAAAAGGGACAAACGGCTTCGGATACGATCCGGTATTCTACATCCCATCGATGGACAAAATGATGGCCGAACTCATGCCAGAAGAAAAGAACCAGATCAGCCACCGCGCTCGTGCTATGCAGCAACTGCTTGAAATCATCAAGTAG
- the rph gene encoding ribonuclease PH, which translates to MRVDGRAHDQLRPVTITRNYIKHAEGSCLIEVGDTKVICTATLEERVPPFMRGGGKGWITAEYSMLPRATATRNARESSKGKVGGRTMEIQRLIGRALRSVVNLEAMGERTIWLDCDVIQADGGTRTASITGAYVAMVDAMQNLVDSGTWKQLPLNDFLAATSVGVVGEQAVLDLNYKEDSTAIVDMNVVMTGKGKFVELQGTGEDAPFSPEQLQEMIALAKVGIDNLINSQKEALADVSLSFAQSVAEESHA; encoded by the coding sequence ATGAGAGTGGATGGCCGTGCCCATGACCAATTGCGCCCAGTAACCATTACGCGCAATTACATTAAACACGCAGAAGGATCTTGCCTGATTGAAGTCGGAGACACAAAGGTGATTTGTACGGCGACTTTGGAAGAACGGGTACCGCCTTTTATGCGTGGTGGCGGGAAGGGCTGGATCACAGCCGAGTATTCCATGCTTCCCCGAGCAACAGCGACCCGCAACGCGCGTGAGTCGTCCAAAGGAAAAGTCGGTGGACGAACCATGGAGATTCAGCGTCTGATCGGACGTGCTCTGCGCTCCGTTGTGAACCTTGAAGCAATGGGGGAACGCACCATCTGGCTGGATTGCGATGTCATTCAGGCAGATGGAGGTACACGGACAGCTTCGATTACCGGAGCTTACGTGGCAATGGTAGACGCCATGCAAAACCTGGTGGATAGTGGCACCTGGAAACAGCTTCCGTTAAACGATTTCCTGGCAGCAACCTCCGTAGGGGTAGTCGGCGAGCAAGCTGTACTCGATCTCAACTACAAAGAGGATTCCACAGCGATTGTCGACATGAATGTCGTTATGACGGGAAAAGGAAAGTTTGTCGAGCTGCAAGGAACAGGGGAGGATGCTCCATTTTCGCCTGAACAGCTACAAGAAATGATTGCCCTTGCAAAAGTCGGCATTGACAACTTGATTAACAGTCAAAAAGAGGCGCTCGCTGATGTTTCGCTCTCTTTTGCCCAATCCGTAGCGGAGGAAAGTCATGCCTAA
- a CDS encoding MFS transporter gives MNFLFLLKKPNLRRLLTANFLSGIGDWFNSVAVLALLLEITGTAIAVGITLALRTLPHLIFGPLGGLMADRFDRKKVMVACDLVRGFVALSFLFVSEKSDLWMVYAGTFSLVAFSSLYNPARMSLLPKIVDPEELATANALDQSIYGIVMAIGSLIGGIFVALWGSDLAFLFNALSFFASALFLARLKVPASPTDPVSNVQLQQAANVSSYGEVIRAITSTPIVYAILLLKAVWPIGGGIINVLISVYAYQVFAAGEWGIGLLYGAIGIGFIIGGILAQRFQRYFYEVAASSFAVEGFALLLTSFSPTIYVTALFFALSTVAGGMGNASLNTLIMRHVTPSYHGRVFALDATISNILIGLSMLLGGWILTMADPRIVGFVAGLLITIPSLGLGPVIWRTVRANDNEPLANKNHAR, from the coding sequence ATGAACTTCTTGTTTCTTTTGAAAAAGCCGAATCTGCGGCGCCTTTTAACCGCCAATTTCTTAAGCGGAATCGGAGATTGGTTTAACAGCGTTGCTGTACTCGCACTGCTGCTCGAAATAACGGGAACAGCTATCGCGGTCGGCATTACCCTCGCACTACGCACGCTGCCTCACTTGATTTTTGGTCCACTGGGCGGTCTGATGGCAGACCGTTTTGATCGAAAAAAAGTGATGGTCGCCTGTGATCTCGTTCGCGGCTTCGTTGCTCTTTCGTTTTTGTTCGTATCTGAAAAATCAGATCTATGGATGGTCTATGCAGGTACTTTTTCGTTAGTTGCCTTTTCTTCCCTTTACAATCCTGCACGAATGTCCCTGCTGCCTAAAATCGTTGACCCTGAGGAATTGGCGACTGCGAATGCACTTGATCAAAGTATCTATGGAATCGTCATGGCCATCGGTTCGTTGATCGGCGGTATTTTTGTTGCACTGTGGGGAAGTGATCTCGCTTTTCTTTTCAATGCCCTCTCCTTTTTCGCCTCGGCTCTGTTTCTGGCTAGGCTGAAGGTACCCGCCTCCCCAACCGACCCCGTTTCTAACGTACAGTTGCAGCAGGCAGCTAATGTCTCTTCCTACGGAGAGGTGATACGCGCCATCACATCCACACCGATTGTGTACGCCATCCTTTTGTTAAAAGCCGTGTGGCCAATCGGCGGGGGGATCATCAATGTCTTGATCAGTGTCTATGCCTATCAAGTGTTTGCTGCCGGTGAATGGGGAATTGGTCTGTTGTACGGTGCGATCGGAATTGGCTTCATCATCGGAGGAATACTTGCTCAGCGCTTTCAACGATACTTTTACGAAGTGGCTGCCAGCAGCTTTGCTGTGGAAGGATTTGCACTGCTTTTGACCAGCTTTTCACCCACTATTTATGTAACGGCACTGTTCTTTGCGCTATCCACCGTGGCGGGGGGAATGGGAAACGCCAGCCTGAATACGTTGATCATGCGGCATGTCACCCCTAGCTACCATGGCAGAGTATTTGCTTTGGATGCGACGATCTCAAATATTCTGATCGGTCTTTCCATGCTCCTTGGCGGCTGGATTTTGACGATGGCTGACCCGCGTATAGTCGGCTTTGTGGCAGGTCTTTTGATCACGATCCCATCGCTTGGGCTCGGACCCGTTATTTGGAGAACCGTACGCGCTAATGACAACGAACCATTGGCAAACAAAAACCACGCTCGCTAA
- a CDS encoding GerMN domain-containing protein, whose product MKIRHIGKMTAVLGVSAVLLSGCGLFGPEKETISIDAPPQTEVSVNLPNGTPSPDAAKEGAHPVVQETGERMVYLLDANGYIVPVSMTLPKSDGPAKQVLSYMVKGGPVESMLQGGFSAVLPKGTEVKGLVIKNGVATVDFSKDFKTYEGKDEKKIVDAVTRALTEFSNVKTVQIWVNGTPLTEMPATKTPITLLDRNQGVNLELGDGAVPGDTSSVTVYFQGQLDDTRTYYVPVTRLVPETTNIAKATVEELIKGPKQGSQLFSSLLRTTRVLDVKQEKDLVTVNLSSDILKYDDGKEASPEALKSLVLSLTETTGAKQVQLLVEGKPLASGAFTKPVSRPVQLNPIQM is encoded by the coding sequence ATGAAGATAAGGCACATCGGGAAAATGACGGCCGTGCTGGGGGTTAGCGCAGTGCTTTTGTCGGGCTGCGGTCTCTTTGGCCCGGAAAAGGAAACGATTAGTATTGATGCACCACCACAGACAGAGGTATCAGTTAATTTGCCAAACGGCACGCCGTCCCCGGATGCTGCAAAAGAAGGCGCACACCCGGTCGTTCAGGAGACTGGAGAGAGAATGGTGTACTTGCTGGATGCGAACGGTTATATCGTTCCTGTCTCGATGACTCTTCCAAAATCAGATGGTCCTGCCAAACAAGTATTGAGCTACATGGTAAAAGGTGGCCCGGTAGAGAGCATGCTTCAGGGTGGCTTCTCCGCTGTCTTGCCGAAAGGGACAGAAGTAAAAGGACTTGTCATCAAAAACGGCGTAGCCACTGTCGATTTTTCCAAAGACTTCAAAACGTACGAGGGGAAAGACGAGAAGAAAATTGTCGATGCCGTCACCCGGGCGTTGACGGAATTTAGCAATGTCAAGACTGTGCAAATTTGGGTGAACGGAACGCCGTTGACGGAAATGCCAGCAACCAAAACACCCATAACGCTATTAGACCGAAATCAAGGAGTCAATCTCGAACTGGGCGATGGGGCGGTACCAGGAGATACCTCCAGCGTGACAGTTTACTTCCAAGGACAGCTGGATGATACACGCACGTATTATGTCCCAGTCACTCGTTTGGTTCCTGAAACGACTAATATCGCCAAGGCAACCGTTGAAGAGTTGATCAAAGGACCGAAACAAGGATCTCAGCTCTTTAGTTCCTTGCTGCGTACGACACGTGTTCTGGATGTGAAGCAGGAAAAAGATTTGGTGACAGTCAATTTGAGCAGTGACATCCTCAAGTATGACGATGGCAAGGAAGCGAGTCCAGAAGCCCTGAAATCGCTTGTCTTGTCATTGACAGAGACGACAGGAGCCAAGCAAGTGCAGCTGCTGGTGGAAGGAAAACCGCTTGCTAGTGGCGCGTTCACCAAACCGGTGAGCCGCCCAGTTCAACTCAATCCCATACAGATGTAA
- the racE gene encoding glutamate racemase: MSRERAIAVIDSGVGGLTVAKEVMRQLPEERIVYVGDNARCPYGSKSPEEIRAYSFQMIDYVMRTPLKALVIACNTATAVVLEEAMEDLPLPVIGVIEPGARAAVQVTKNGRVGVIGTETTIRTKAYERALLRIQPDLYVAGMACPAFVPLVENHMANSEEARRVVKETLAPFLHEDLDTLILGCTHYPLLAPVISEVMGDRVRLINSAEETARELSLQITTDAQSKQIERPQHLFVTSGDANKFRTIAEEWLDCKVNVQHNSLEKTVQS, from the coding sequence ATGAGTAGAGAACGAGCGATAGCCGTTATTGATTCAGGAGTGGGAGGATTAACTGTTGCGAAGGAAGTCATGCGTCAGCTACCCGAAGAACGGATTGTTTATGTAGGCGATAACGCCCGTTGTCCGTATGGCTCCAAATCGCCGGAAGAGATTCGTGCCTACAGCTTTCAAATGATCGATTATGTGATGCGTACACCGTTAAAAGCATTGGTGATCGCCTGTAATACTGCGACTGCCGTCGTGCTGGAGGAAGCGATGGAGGATTTGCCACTGCCCGTCATTGGGGTAATTGAACCAGGGGCACGAGCGGCTGTGCAAGTGACGAAAAACGGAAGGGTCGGTGTCATCGGGACGGAAACGACCATTCGTACCAAAGCGTATGAACGTGCGCTTTTACGGATTCAGCCGGATCTGTACGTCGCAGGTATGGCTTGTCCCGCATTTGTGCCACTGGTGGAGAATCACATGGCAAACTCGGAGGAAGCAAGAAGAGTCGTAAAAGAAACGCTCGCTCCGTTCTTGCACGAGGATTTGGACACGTTAATTTTGGGCTGTACACATTATCCGTTGCTAGCACCAGTCATTTCGGAAGTGATGGGAGATCGCGTACGCTTGATCAACTCCGCAGAAGAGACAGCACGAGAATTGTCCCTGCAAATTACAACGGACGCCCAAAGCAAGCAAATAGAACGCCCGCAGCATCTGTTCGTAACGAGTGGGGACGCCAACAAATTCCGGACCATTGCAGAAGAATGGCTGGATTGCAAAGTAAACGTCCAGCACAACTCCTTGGAAAAAACCGTCCAGTCCTGA
- a CDS encoding superoxide dismutase, whose translation MLEEAKNLLDWSQWGRQWIEHLRRHKTLNRELERHLHKFEETFTVIGRQASKLDSTKDSDELPTLITRAQQVQEQFHHFLRLAQLREDDQLEGEVREAAQESINAQPAVAEEVQVPVVPEPVSYPEARDPVRAARPVAVGRHTLPPLPYTYNALEPYIDEATMQIHHNKLHQKYVDDLNAAERKLAEARESGNFDLIRHWERELAFNGAGHYLHTIFWPSMSPNGGGTPSGDLAAAINRYFGSYDAFKRQFSQAAEKVEGPGWSILVWSPRAHHLEILTAEKHQNLSQWDVIPLLALDVWEHAYFLAYQNQRDKYVENWWNIVNWPYVEERFEKARKLRWEPY comes from the coding sequence TTGCTAGAAGAAGCCAAGAATTTGCTGGACTGGAGCCAATGGGGCCGCCAATGGATCGAGCATTTGCGAAGACATAAGACCCTCAACCGAGAACTCGAACGGCATCTACACAAATTCGAAGAAACATTTACAGTGATTGGAAGGCAAGCATCGAAGCTTGATTCGACAAAAGACAGCGATGAACTCCCTACTCTCATCACTCGCGCGCAACAAGTACAGGAGCAATTCCATCACTTTCTACGACTGGCTCAATTGAGGGAAGATGACCAACTGGAAGGCGAGGTGAGGGAAGCTGCTCAGGAATCAATAAATGCACAGCCAGCGGTGGCGGAAGAAGTACAGGTGCCTGTTGTGCCAGAACCCGTTTCTTATCCGGAGGCACGCGATCCAGTCCGTGCAGCACGCCCCGTGGCTGTCGGCCGACATACCCTTCCCCCGCTCCCATATACGTACAACGCTTTAGAGCCGTACATCGATGAGGCTACCATGCAAATCCATCACAACAAACTCCATCAAAAGTATGTAGACGATCTCAATGCAGCTGAGCGAAAGCTAGCAGAGGCGCGAGAAAGTGGCAACTTCGATCTCATACGACATTGGGAACGCGAGCTAGCCTTTAATGGGGCCGGTCATTACTTGCATACGATCTTTTGGCCCTCTATGAGTCCAAATGGGGGTGGCACTCCCTCTGGTGATCTCGCAGCGGCAATCAATCGGTATTTCGGTTCATATGACGCCTTTAAGAGACAATTTAGTCAAGCGGCAGAAAAGGTAGAAGGTCCTGGGTGGTCGATCCTCGTTTGGTCCCCGCGCGCACATCATCTGGAGATTCTTACAGCCGAAAAGCACCAGAACCTATCACAATGGGATGTGATTCCGTTACTAGCTCTGGACGTATGGGAGCATGCCTATTTCCTGGCGTATCAAAACCAGCGAGACAAGTACGTAGAGAACTGGTGGAATATCGTCAACTGGCCCTACGTAGAAGAGCGATTCGAGAAAGCTCGAAAACTGCGCTGGGAACCGTATTGA
- a CDS encoding peptidylprolyl isomerase, producing MKKLVSLAVIASIAIPLLSPTFVQHAAANAIHDYRNEVQVNQFRPHGGDKQEVNDFIASLVKQRSNPAEVAKLVADDSLTNFAMKTYVEGLAKYKNIQVVEAKVDKLYTVTKEDAYNNYRAIVKFKYVGYTADNKAIEKTDYLGLARLGTDPVNWKVWGVIWQDSGIDVSDVKLIQLEKPRKGEEICVITTDAGVIKLRLFPNKAPKAVENFKTLAKKGQYNNMIFHRVINDFMIQAGDLKGPDGKELPSIYGESFEDEFSRDLFNFRGALSMGNAGPNTNSTHFYIVQSPKVDQEYLDLSALPLNAEAKYKEIGGRAYLDNRHTVFGHVFTGMEVVDKIAAQKTDEDAKPIQNPIKVQKIEFVPYNE from the coding sequence ATGAAAAAACTCGTTTCTCTAGCAGTCATTGCAAGTATTGCGATCCCGTTACTAAGTCCAACTTTTGTCCAACATGCTGCTGCAAATGCTATTCATGATTATCGTAACGAAGTTCAGGTCAACCAGTTCCGCCCACATGGGGGAGATAAGCAGGAAGTGAATGATTTCATCGCGTCCTTGGTGAAGCAACGATCCAATCCTGCTGAGGTAGCAAAGCTGGTAGCAGACGACTCCTTGACGAATTTTGCGATGAAAACCTATGTGGAAGGATTGGCGAAATACAAAAACATTCAGGTGGTCGAAGCAAAAGTAGACAAGCTGTACACCGTCACGAAGGAGGACGCTTACAATAACTACCGTGCGATTGTGAAATTCAAATACGTCGGGTATACCGCAGATAACAAGGCCATTGAAAAAACGGATTATCTCGGCTTGGCCAGACTCGGGACAGACCCGGTGAACTGGAAGGTGTGGGGTGTCATTTGGCAGGACTCTGGCATCGATGTGTCAGATGTGAAGCTGATTCAGTTGGAGAAGCCGCGCAAAGGCGAAGAAATATGCGTGATCACGACTGATGCCGGTGTGATCAAGCTGAGACTGTTCCCGAACAAAGCTCCAAAAGCGGTGGAAAACTTTAAGACCCTCGCGAAAAAAGGGCAGTACAACAATATGATATTTCACCGTGTGATCAACGACTTCATGATCCAGGCGGGGGATTTGAAAGGGCCAGATGGCAAGGAGCTGCCGAGTATTTACGGCGAGTCCTTTGAGGACGAGTTTAGCAGGGATTTGTTCAATTTCAGAGGAGCGCTCAGTATGGGGAACGCTGGACCCAATACGAACAGCACGCATTTCTACATTGTACAAAGCCCCAAGGTAGATCAGGAGTACCTCGATTTGTCGGCGCTGCCGCTGAACGCAGAAGCGAAGTATAAAGAAATTGGCGGACGAGCTTACCTCGATAACCGCCACACTGTTTTTGGTCATGTATTTACCGGGATGGAAGTCGTAGACAAGATCGCTGCCCAGAAAACAGATGAGGATGCCAAGCCCATCCAAAATCCGATCAAGGTGCAAAAGATCGAATTTGTCCCGTATAACGAATAA
- a CDS encoding acetyltransferase — translation MNTKIVGYEASYRDQLVDIWYRAVCRTHHFLTKEDIAFYKNMVKNEALSSVEVWMEINEKKEPVGFIGLDGTKIEMLFVDPDYHGKGIGSRLLEHAERKYGPNLKVDVNEQNEGAYAFYKRYGFVQTGRSELDGSGRPFPLIHLDLER, via the coding sequence ATGAATACCAAAATTGTTGGATATGAAGCCAGCTATCGTGATCAATTAGTAGATATTTGGTATCGCGCCGTTTGCCGTACGCACCATTTTTTGACAAAAGAAGATATTGCGTTTTATAAAAACATGGTAAAAAATGAAGCACTATCTTCCGTTGAGGTATGGATGGAAATAAACGAAAAGAAAGAACCTGTAGGCTTTATTGGCCTAGATGGAACGAAAATCGAAATGCTGTTCGTTGATCCAGATTACCACGGGAAAGGGATTGGGAGTAGATTACTCGAGCATGCAGAGCGTAAGTATGGCCCGAATTTGAAAGTAGATGTTAATGAGCAAAACGAAGGGGCTTATGCTTTCTACAAACGGTATGGGTTTGTGCAAACAGGACGATCTGAACTGGATGGTTCGGGAAGGCCGTTTCCTTTGATTCATTTGGATTTAGAACGTTAA